The following proteins come from a genomic window of Carboxydothermus pertinax:
- a CDS encoding glycerate kinase, translated as MKIVVAPDSFKGSLSSLKVALAIERGIKRAASEIEAEIEVVKIPMADGGEGTVEAIICALGGRLVKTRVLDPLGREIDSFFGVLPDGTAVIEMAAASGLNLLKTEEKNPMITTTYGTGQLIRAALEEGCRKLIIGIGGSATNDGGVGMAQALGVKFLDSNGREIGFGGGELYKIERIDYAGLDARIKDTSIVVACDVKNVLCGPTGASVVYGPQKGATLEMVKVLDENLRHLAKMIKRYLGKDVAEIPGSGAAGGLGAAMLAFLDAKLQPGIEIVMELTQFPEVVKNAELIITGEGATDYQTMFGKVPLGVARVARRFGKSVVCISGSLNAGYEKLYAEGITALFSIVNRPMTLEEAMERGEELLEKISENVFRLYYLRREGEK; from the coding sequence ATGAAAATAGTTGTTGCACCCGATTCTTTTAAAGGAAGCCTGAGTTCATTAAAAGTTGCCCTAGCTATTGAGAGAGGTATTAAAAGAGCTGCATCCGAAATAGAAGCAGAAATTGAAGTAGTAAAAATTCCCATGGCTGACGGTGGAGAGGGTACAGTAGAGGCCATAATATGTGCTCTGGGAGGAAGACTTGTAAAAACACGGGTTCTTGATCCTTTAGGAAGGGAAATAGATTCTTTTTTCGGAGTACTACCTGATGGTACCGCAGTCATTGAGATGGCTGCGGCTTCTGGGCTTAATCTTTTGAAAACTGAGGAAAAGAATCCTATGATAACTACCACTTACGGCACGGGCCAGCTTATAAGGGCGGCACTTGAAGAGGGATGCAGAAAACTAATTATAGGAATAGGCGGCAGTGCTACCAATGACGGTGGGGTGGGGATGGCCCAAGCTTTGGGAGTAAAATTTCTAGATAGCAACGGCCGTGAAATTGGTTTTGGAGGTGGAGAACTTTATAAAATAGAAAGGATAGATTACGCTGGCCTTGATGCAAGAATCAAAGATACCAGTATTGTAGTAGCTTGTGATGTGAAAAATGTGCTATGTGGTCCAACAGGTGCCTCGGTAGTTTATGGACCGCAAAAGGGTGCAACCCTTGAAATGGTAAAAGTCCTGGATGAAAATTTAAGACATCTGGCTAAAATGATAAAAAGGTACTTGGGAAAAGATGTGGCTGAGATTCCTGGTTCAGGAGCTGCAGGTGGGTTGGGAGCTGCTATGCTGGCCTTCTTAGATGCTAAACTCCAACCGGGAATTGAAATAGTTATGGAACTTACTCAGTTTCCTGAGGTGGTAAAAAATGCGGAATTAATTATTACTGGAGAAGGAGCGACGGATTACCAGACTATGTTCGGAAAGGTTCCTTTGGGAGTTGCACGGGTGGCAAGAAGATTTGGCAAATCAGTAGTATGTATTTCCGGATCACTTAATGCAGGTTACGAAAAATTATATGCAGAGGGTATAACAGCTTTATTCAGTATTGTTAACCGCCCAATGACTTTAGAAGAAGCTATGGAAAGGGGGGAAGAACTGCTTGAAAAAATTTCTGAAAACGTCTTTAGACTATATTATTTAAGGCGGGAGGGGGAAAAATAA
- a CDS encoding GntP family permease yields the protein MTPEQLAAAKAVMVHGPMLIFIIVLAILFIIYATAKLKIHPFLALILAAYGVGFLSRMPVEFIGPIIAQGFGNLMTNIGLVIVFGTIIGTIMEKSGAALKMAEIVLNIVGIKRAPLAMSIIGYVTSIPVFCDSGYVILSPLNKALAKKAKIPMAVMAVALSTGLYATHTLVPPTPGPIAAAGNVGADLGLVILVGMLISIPAALIGLWWAYRIGSNIKSEIDQIDINYDELKSQFKSLPSATSSFLPIVAPIILIAIASVAKFIKYSGPGNNLITFLGTPVNALMIGVLFSLTLLPKFDEETLMNWVGQGIKDSAVILLITGAGGSLGAMLSATPISDYIKTLAGGKISGGSFAIILVFLIAALLKTAQGSSTVALVTTSSLIAPMLPQFGLTSPMDLALTVMAIGAGAMTVSHVNDSYFWVVSQFSGLKVTNAYKAQTMATFLQGLVTIVVTFILFRIFH from the coding sequence ATGACACCTGAGCAGCTTGCCGCTGCAAAAGCGGTTATGGTTCATGGTCCTATGTTGATTTTTATAATAGTGCTTGCAATACTGTTTATCATTTATGCTACTGCAAAGTTGAAAATCCACCCGTTTCTTGCGCTTATACTTGCTGCATATGGAGTTGGTTTTTTAAGTAGAATGCCGGTCGAATTTATAGGACCAATAATAGCCCAGGGATTTGGCAATTTAATGACAAATATCGGCCTTGTAATTGTTTTTGGAACAATAATTGGCACGATAATGGAAAAATCTGGAGCAGCCCTTAAAATGGCCGAAATAGTTCTCAATATTGTTGGAATTAAAAGAGCACCTCTGGCTATGAGCATAATTGGCTACGTAACTAGCATACCGGTTTTCTGCGATTCTGGGTACGTAATATTAAGTCCCCTCAACAAAGCTCTGGCCAAAAAAGCTAAAATTCCTATGGCTGTAATGGCAGTTGCATTATCAACAGGTCTTTATGCTACACATACATTAGTTCCACCTACTCCAGGGCCAATAGCGGCTGCAGGAAATGTGGGCGCAGATCTTGGGCTTGTTATACTGGTTGGTATGCTTATATCAATACCTGCAGCACTTATAGGACTTTGGTGGGCATATAGAATTGGAAGTAATATCAAATCAGAAATAGATCAGATAGATATTAACTATGATGAATTAAAAAGCCAGTTCAAGAGCTTACCAAGTGCAACGAGCTCCTTTTTACCTATTGTTGCTCCAATTATATTAATAGCTATTGCATCGGTAGCGAAGTTTATAAAGTACTCGGGACCAGGTAATAATCTTATAACCTTTCTTGGTACCCCGGTCAATGCTCTTATGATAGGTGTTTTATTCTCTTTAACATTACTTCCCAAGTTTGATGAAGAAACGCTTATGAACTGGGTGGGGCAGGGAATAAAGGATTCTGCAGTTATTTTGCTTATAACCGGAGCAGGTGGTTCTCTTGGAGCAATGCTTTCAGCTACTCCTATTTCGGATTACATTAAGACACTTGCAGGGGGAAAAATTTCCGGGGGTTCTTTTGCAATTATCCTTGTATTTCTAATAGCTGCACTGCTTAAAACAGCACAAGGTTCTTCAACGGTCGCCCTCGTTACAACTTCTAGCCTCATCGCTCCCATGTTACCACAGTTTGGGTTGACGTCTCCTATGGATCTTGCCTTGACTGTAATGGCAATAGGTGCTGGAGCAATGACCGTTTCTCATGTTAATGATAGCTATTTCTGGGTAGTGTCCCAGTTCTCAGGGTTAAAAGTTACTAATGCTTACAAAGCCCAGACGATGGCAACCTTTTTGCAGGGACTTGTAACAATTGTAGTAACATTTATACTTTTTAGAATATTCCATTAA
- a CDS encoding CdaR family transcriptional regulator — protein sequence MEIIRKYAQTIVDKTIKILGYNINIMDSQGIIVGSGDKKRINTFHQGAAEVIRIGRPLEITFDNARNLEGVKPGVNLPIYLNNKIVGVVGITGEPDEVRAFGELLKVSVETMLQEAFLSEQLRMQQNAKDLYLYDLILGNFEDEDLFEARGEALGFDMKLPRIAVVIAVEELNAGNKIASELLLQKKRDYILSCIKGAFADSQNMIGYVGSNSIVVFCVIGKIEIFEIKKQIFGYIERLENLFQKDRIRFKVGIGKFYKGLKGLKKSYSEALQVLALRERMSCQSNVTFAADVSLEIFLNSISGEILDNFIANILPHSKILDILRKPRFFEVLKVFLENDLNISVTAKILKVSRNTVVNRLERIKEITGLDVRNFNDAIKLKLLLLICELKIK from the coding sequence TTGGAAATTATTCGAAAATATGCGCAAACAATTGTTGATAAAACTATTAAGATACTGGGATATAACATCAACATAATGGACAGTCAAGGCATCATTGTGGGAAGTGGCGATAAAAAAAGGATAAATACTTTTCATCAGGGCGCTGCCGAAGTAATTAGAATAGGAAGACCATTAGAAATAACTTTTGATAATGCTCGGAATCTTGAGGGGGTAAAACCAGGAGTTAATTTACCTATTTATTTAAATAATAAAATAGTTGGGGTTGTTGGAATTACCGGAGAACCTGATGAAGTGCGTGCTTTTGGCGAACTTTTAAAGGTATCAGTAGAAACAATGCTCCAGGAAGCCTTCCTTTCTGAACAACTGAGGATGCAACAAAATGCCAAAGATTTGTACCTATATGACCTTATATTGGGAAATTTTGAAGATGAAGATTTGTTCGAAGCAAGGGGAGAAGCTCTGGGATTTGATATGAAGTTGCCTAGAATCGCTGTTGTAATAGCGGTGGAAGAATTGAATGCTGGTAATAAAATTGCATCAGAATTGTTATTGCAGAAAAAAAGAGATTATATTCTTAGTTGTATAAAAGGGGCATTTGCGGATTCTCAGAATATGATTGGCTACGTTGGTAGTAATAGTATTGTTGTGTTTTGCGTTATTGGAAAAATTGAAATTTTTGAAATAAAAAAACAAATTTTTGGGTATATAGAAAGGCTTGAAAACTTGTTTCAGAAGGATAGGATACGGTTTAAAGTTGGAATTGGAAAATTTTATAAAGGTCTAAAAGGTTTAAAAAAATCTTATTCTGAAGCTTTGCAGGTGTTGGCTCTGAGAGAGAGGATGAGTTGTCAGTCTAATGTCACTTTTGCAGCTGATGTAAGTTTAGAGATTTTTTTAAATAGCATATCAGGAGAAATTTTAGACAACTTTATCGCAAACATTTTACCGCATAGTAAGATATTGGATATTTTAAGAAAACCAAGGTTCTTTGAAGTACTTAAAGTTTTTTTGGAAAATGATTTAAACATTAGTGTAACTGCTAAGATTTTAAAGGTTTCTAGAAATACCGTAGTAAACCGTTTAGAAAGAATAAAAGAAATAACAGGACTTGATGTCCGGAATTTTAATGATGCTATCAAATTGAAATTATTGTTGTTGATATGTGAATTAAAAATTAAATAG